A stretch of the Lactuca sativa cultivar Salinas chromosome 9, Lsat_Salinas_v11, whole genome shotgun sequence genome encodes the following:
- the LOC111921281 gene encoding FCS-Like Zinc finger 5, with protein MLLGKRQRPPMKRTTSMTEFSLDLNHTTTIDGGRGNSQSPHDHHSSPFNTINPPRSTDGTVDPRFFSPTVTSKIHRRNSADYTQTSHFLRACHLCNRQLIAGRDIFMYRGDSAFCSLECRQQQMNLDEKKDKCSMSTKTSVATTSSGASETVAAM; from the exons ATGTTGTTGGGTAAGAGACAAAGGCCTCCGATGAAGAGAACCACCAGCATGACGGAATTCTCCTTAGATCTCAACCACACCACCACCATCGACGGCGGCCGTGGCAATTCTCAGTCACCACATGATCACCACAGCAGCCCCTTCAACACCATCAATCCACCGAGATCAACCGATGGTACGGTTGATCCACGTTTCTTCTCACCCACCGTTACTTCCAAGATTCACCGGCGTAATTCCGCCGACTACACCCAAACATCTCATTTCTTGAGAGCTTGTCACCTCTGCAATCGCCAGCTCATCGCCGGCCGTGATATCTTCATGTACAG AGGTGACAGTGCATTTTGCAGTTTAGAGTGTAGACAACAACAAATGAATTTAGACGAGAAGAAAGACAAGTGCTCGATGTCAACGAAGACTTCTGTTGCTACCACTTCATCTGGTGCTTCCGAGACTGTTGCTGCTATGTAA